The sequence CCGGTGGCGGTCGCGGGGGGCATCAACTCGGAGACGGCCGCCAGGGCGGTGGAGAGCGGGGCGGACATCGTCATCGTTGGGGGCGCCATCATCAAGAGCAGGGACGCCAGGGCCGCCACCGAGGAGATCAAGCGCGCCATGCTCACCGGACAGGCGGTGAAGACCGAGCTGTACAAGCGCGTCAGCCTGGAGAACGTGCGCGAGATACTCATGAAGGTCTCCACTCCCAACATCTCCGACGCCATGCACCGCTCCGGGGAGCTGGAGGGCATCCTCCCCATCAGCCCCGGGATGAAGATGGCGGGGCCCGCGGTCACCGTGCGCACCTATCCCGGTGACTGGGCCAAGCCTGTGGAGGCCATAGACGTCGCCGAGGAGGGCGACGTCATCGTGATCGACGCCGGCGGGGCGGGACCCGCCCTGTGGGGGGAGCTGGCCACCCACAGCGCCATCCAGAAGAAGTTGGCCGGGGTGGTCATCGACGGCGCCATCCGTGACACGGTGGAGATACGCAGCCTGAACTTCCCCTCCTTCGCCCGCCTCATCACCCCTACCGCCGGCGAGCCGAAGGGCTTCGGGGAGATAAACGTGCCGGTCAAGGTGGGAGGGAGAAGGGTTTTCCCGGGAGACTGGCTGGTAGGGGACGACGACGGCGTGGTGGTCATCCCCCGCGACAAGGTGGTGGAGATGGCCAACCGCGCCATGGACGTCCTGGAGAAGGAGAACAGGTTGCGGGGAGAGATCCAGGCCGGGTCGACCCTTTCCCAGGTCGCCTACCTCGAGAAGTGGG is a genomic window of Actinomycetota bacterium containing:
- a CDS encoding orotidine 5'-phosphate decarboxylase; amino-acid sequence: MKLKGPVLQVALDFVDLERAVKVAEEAVAGGADWLEAGTPLIKSEGLNAVRALRERFPHHVIIADMKTMDAGRAEVEAAAKAGANIIDVLGAASDATVRECVEAANNYGAEIVVDLIEVGDPVERARAAEAAGAHYIAVHTAIDMQMRGLDPFEKLRLVANSVSVPVAVAGGINSETAARAVESGADIVIVGGAIIKSRDARAATEEIKRAMLTGQAVKTELYKRVSLENVREILMKVSTPNISDAMHRSGELEGILPISPGMKMAGPAVTVRTYPGDWAKPVEAIDVAEEGDVIVIDAGGAGPALWGELATHSAIQKKLAGVVIDGAIRDTVEIRSLNFPSFARLITPTAGEPKGFGEINVPVKVGGRRVFPGDWLVGDDDGVVVIPRDKVVEMANRAMDVLEKENRLRGEIQAGSTLSQVAYLEKWEKRK